The genomic interval TTGCCTTTATATCAAATGACACTGTTCCCTGTGAGGTGAATTTAATGTCCTGGATAAAGTGATGACCAGTGTTCCACTCTAGTGGAAAAGATAGTATTGACTTTGTTTTTTCAGTACATTCTTAACAACTGAATAATATATTCTGTGGTAAGTCTGGACAGAACCTAAAATGTTGATGTTCTATAGTACATTTGTGAGCTTCTTCTGTGTTGAAAACATCCCACTTGGAGGGTTGTCTTTTAGTCAGGATCAGTTTCCTCTTGCCAGTTTCAGCAAGTCTTTTGATGACAACTGGTCTTTGTCTTGTGTTCTCTTAGGATTACATCATGGGAGTGATAATGGTTTTCCTGCTTCTCATTGCTACATTTTCTCTGGGAGATGCGAGTAAGAGGGTTCCCCTTTTCTCAACAATGTGACTGACTGGTCTTTACAATATTGACTGGTTTAATGCCGCTTGTGGATCAGTTTTGATTCTTAAATGTTTCTTGGTCACATGTAGCCTAGTGTTTTACTTACTTTGGTCTTACAGGGCCATCCAGATGTAATCGGGGATGGCAAAAGTTTGGATCCCGCTGCTTCCGTTTTGAAGAGATTCTGAGGTCATGGACTGAGGCAGAGGTAGCTGTCTCACCCTAGATATTTGGGTGTGGAAACACTACTGCATATTCCTGGTTTAATGACATTGTCCATCTTTACCTCTTTAGCGTCACTGTCAGTCTCTTGGTGGACACCTGGCCTCAGTACACAGCTGGAAGGAGTCTAGGTTCCTGGAGACGTTGACTGTAGATTCACCTTTGACCTGGATTGGAGGAAATGATGGTGGTCGGCCAGAGTTGAGAAAGGTACTTTGTCTTACTGGTGTAACGAAACGCGCTTCATCGGAATGACCACAGTTAGAAACACTCCACAGGGACAGTCTTGCTCCCAGATCTGTAAGGTCATTAGGTATACTTGGAAATGGGTCTACAGGATGCTTATGATGTCAAATCTGTTTGAAATATTGTGTGATGTCTTCAATAGCCTGTTCAGTTGACCAGTACTGTAGTTTAATGATGTCAATGTGAGCCAGTCTGTGTTTTTGGGACACCATAATATAGATGTTTGTTGATTTGGACTAAACAGTTTAACCGTCTTAGTGTTTCTATAGCTTTCCAAATGGATTGGTGTTCTGTGGTAGTTGCTAGTGTAGTTGATGAATGCCTAAATGTCATGGGTGTGATGGTGAAACCTACACTTCTCCACAGGACAGGAGCTGGTCCTGGACTGATGGCTCTGGATTTAATTACCATGAATGGGCACAAGGGGAACCCAACAACTATAATGGTGTCAGAGAGCCGTGTATTCAGATGAACTTTGGAGGTACAGTCATTCACTTGTCCATCAGTCACATCTAACTTGACAGTTCTTTGAATcctgtgtatgtgggtgttatttttactgttttctttgaagaaaaacatcGCTGGAACGACGAAGTCTGTGAGAAGCGCTTTGCATCGGTCTGCTCCAGACGCCGTTGAATCAACTGTTGTTGCTGTGACGTGTTCCTGTTGAATGATGTGGTTGTCAATAAAACCGCTGAACACATTTCTTGTGTCATTTGGCTTAATATTACAGGTCATGTCCTTGAGGGTTGTTGGTTCCAGAGTCTAGA from Esox lucius isolate fEsoLuc1 chromosome 24, fEsoLuc1.pri, whole genome shotgun sequence carries:
- the LOC114832769 gene encoding ladderlectin-like; its protein translation is MGVIMVFLLLIATFSLGDARPSRCNRGWQKFGSRCFRFEEILRSWTEAERHCQSLGGHLASVHSWKESRFLETLTVDSPLTWIGGNDGGRPELRKDRSWSWTDGSGFNYHEWAQGEPNNYNGVREPCIQMNFGEKHRWNDEVCEKRFASVCSRRR